From one Dama dama isolate Ldn47 chromosome 4, ASM3311817v1, whole genome shotgun sequence genomic stretch:
- the CLEC11A gene encoding C-type lectin domain family 11 member A, which yields MRAAWLLGALVVPQLLGFSHGARGAEREWEGGWGGAQEEEREREALMLKHLQEALGLPARRGDQNPEGNSEGRGAWATEEDGQGEEGEEEPTLTPHVSPSPSPTPEDAITYILGRLAGLDAGLHQVHVRLHALDTRVAELTRGLRQLREVAGDTRDAVQALQEAQSRAEREHGRLEGCLKGARLGHKCFLLSRDFEAQAAAQARCVARGGSLAQPADSRQMETLTRYLRAALAPYNWPVWLGVHDRRAEGLYLFENGQRVSFFAWHRAPSPEPGARPSAAPHPLSPNQPNGGVLENCVAQASDDGSWWDHDCDRRLYYVCEFPY from the exons ATGCGGGCCGCCTGGCTCCTCGGCGCGCTGGTGGTACCCCAGCTACTGGGCTTCAGTCATGGGGCTCGGGGAGCTgagagggagtgggaggggggctggggtggCGCCCAGGAGGAGGAGCGGGAGAGGGAGgccctgatgctgaag CATTTACAGGAAGCGCTGGGGCTGCCTGCTAGGAGGGGAGATCAAAATCCCGAGGGAAACTCTGAAGGCAGGGGGGCCTGGGCAACCGAGGAGGACGGGCAGGGGGAGGAAGGCGAGGAGGAACCCACACTGACCCCCCACGTCAGCCCCAGTCCCTCTCCCACCCCGGAGGACGCCATCACTTATATCC TGGGTCGCCTGGCCGGCCTGGACGCAGGCTTGCACCAGGTGCACGTCCGTCTGCACGCGCTGGACACCCGCGTGGCCGAGCTTACTCGGGGGCTGCGGCAGCTGAGGGAAGTGGCGGGCGACACCCGCGACGCCGTGCAAGCCCTGCAGGAGGCGCAGAGCCGCGCCGAACGCGAGCATGGCCGCTTAGAGG GCTGCCTGAAGGGGGCGCGTCTTGGCCACAAGTGCTTCCTGCTCTCGCGCGACTTCGAGGCTCAGGCTGCGGCGCAGGCGCGGTGTGTGGCGCGGGGCGGGAGCCTGGCTCAGCCCGCTGACAGTCGGCAGATGGAGACGCTCACCCGCTACCTGCGCGCGGCGCTCGCCCCCTACAACTGGCCGGTGTGGCTGGGTGTGCACGACCGGCGAGCCGAGGGCCTCTACCTCTTCGAGAACGGCCAGCGCGTATCCTTCTTCGCCTGGCACCGCGCCCCCAGCCCTGAGCCCGGCGCCCGGCCCAGCGCCGCGCCGCACCCGCTCAGCCCCAACCAGCCCAATGGCGGCGTGCTCGAGAACTGCGTGGCTCAGGCCTCGGACGATGGCTCCTGGTGGGACCACGACTGCGATCGGCGCCTCTACTACGTCTGCGAGTTCCCCTATTAG